In Xanthomonas theicola, a single genomic region encodes these proteins:
- the tkt gene encoding transketolase encodes MTTPTRRQLANAIRFLAADAVEVANSGHPGMPMGMADIAEVLWNDFLRHNPNDPKWFNRDRFVLSNGHGSMLQYALLHLSGYDLPLEELKRFRQLHSKTAGHPERSETPGVETTTGPLGQGFANAVGFALAEKLLAQRYNRPEHQIVDHRTWVFMGDGCMMEGISHEAASLAGTWGLDKLVAFWDNNHISIDGNTAGWFSDDTPARFEAYGWHVIRDVDGQDADAIKAAIEAAIGQSAKPTLICCRTTIGFGAPTKAGKESAHGAALGKEELAGARKALDWPYAAFEIPQAIYDGWRAGGAGTLRQAEWEQAFDKYARQYPAEAAELTRRSHGELPEDFIAQADAYIAKQAGQAQTIASRKASQMAIEAFAPLLPELVGGSADLAHSNLTLWKASKSVASDDPNANYVYYGVREFGMTAIANGLALHGGFIPFDATFLVFSDYARNGVRMSALNPAHAIHVYTHDSIGLGEDGPTHQPVEHLASLRYIPNNDVWRPCDTVETAVSWKAAITRQDGPSCLVFSRQNLPFQARSDAQIKQIERGGYVLADAQGGAPDLILIGTGSEVGLAVEAKKALDAAGLKTRVVSMPSTTVFDRQDAAYRESVLPNAVRRRVAVEAGVTGFWRKYVGLDGAVVGIDTFGASAPADALYKYFQITAEHVVAAAKAL; translated from the coding sequence ATGACGACGCCTACCCGCCGCCAGCTCGCCAACGCGATCCGTTTCCTCGCCGCCGATGCGGTCGAGGTCGCCAATTCCGGCCATCCCGGCATGCCGATGGGCATGGCCGATATCGCCGAAGTGCTGTGGAACGATTTCCTCCGCCACAATCCGAACGATCCGAAGTGGTTCAACCGCGACCGCTTCGTGCTCTCCAACGGCCACGGCTCGATGCTGCAGTACGCGCTGCTGCACCTGTCCGGCTACGACCTGCCGCTGGAGGAGCTTAAGCGTTTCCGCCAGCTGCACAGCAAGACCGCCGGCCATCCCGAGCGCAGCGAGACCCCGGGCGTGGAGACCACTACCGGCCCGCTCGGCCAGGGCTTCGCCAATGCGGTCGGCTTCGCGCTGGCCGAGAAGCTGCTGGCGCAGCGCTACAACCGGCCCGAGCACCAGATCGTCGACCACCGCACCTGGGTGTTCATGGGCGACGGCTGCATGATGGAAGGCATCTCGCACGAGGCGGCCTCGCTGGCCGGCACCTGGGGCCTGGACAAGCTGGTCGCGTTCTGGGACAACAACCATATCTCCATCGATGGCAACACCGCCGGCTGGTTCAGCGACGATACCCCGGCGCGCTTCGAGGCCTACGGCTGGCACGTGATCCGCGATGTCGACGGGCAGGATGCCGATGCCATCAAGGCGGCGATCGAGGCGGCGATCGGCCAGAGCGCCAAGCCGACCCTGATCTGTTGCCGCACCACGATCGGCTTCGGCGCGCCAACCAAGGCCGGCAAGGAATCCGCGCATGGCGCGGCGCTGGGCAAGGAAGAATTGGCCGGCGCGCGCAAGGCGCTGGACTGGCCGTACGCTGCGTTCGAGATCCCGCAGGCGATCTACGACGGCTGGCGCGCCGGTGGCGCCGGCACGCTGCGCCAGGCCGAGTGGGAACAGGCGTTCGACAAGTACGCCAGGCAGTACCCGGCCGAGGCCGCCGAGCTGACCCGCCGCTCGCACGGCGAACTGCCGGAAGACTTCATCGCCCAGGCCGATGCCTACATCGCCAAGCAGGCAGGCCAGGCGCAGACCATCGCCTCGCGCAAGGCCTCGCAGATGGCGATCGAGGCGTTCGCGCCGCTGCTGCCGGAACTGGTCGGCGGGTCGGCCGACCTGGCGCATTCCAATCTGACCCTGTGGAAGGCCAGCAAGTCGGTCGCCAGCGACGACCCGAACGCCAACTACGTGTACTACGGCGTGCGCGAGTTCGGCATGACCGCGATCGCCAACGGCCTGGCGCTGCACGGCGGCTTCATCCCGTTCGACGCCACCTTCCTGGTGTTCAGCGACTACGCGCGCAACGGCGTGCGCATGAGCGCGCTGAACCCGGCGCACGCGATCCACGTCTACACCCACGATTCGATCGGCCTGGGCGAGGACGGCCCGACCCACCAGCCGGTGGAGCACCTGGCCTCGCTGCGCTACATCCCCAACAACGACGTCTGGCGCCCATGCGACACGGTGGAGACGGCGGTGAGCTGGAAGGCCGCGATCACCCGCCAGGACGGCCCGAGCTGCCTGGTGTTCAGCCGCCAGAACCTGCCGTTCCAGGCGCGCAGCGACGCGCAGATCAAGCAGATCGAACGCGGCGGCTACGTGCTGGCCGATGCCCAGGGCGGTGCGCCGGACCTGATCCTGATCGGCACCGGTTCGGAGGTCGGCCTGGCGGTGGAGGCAAAGAAGGCGCTGGACGCCGCCGGCCTGAAGACCCGCGTGGTGTCGATGCCGTCGACCACGGTGTTCGACCGCCAGGACGCGGCCTACCGCGAGTCGGTGCTGCCGAACGCGGTGCGCAGGCGCGTGGCGGTGGAGGCCGGCGTCACCGGCTTCTGGCGCAAGTACGTGGGCCTGGACGGTGCCGTGGTCGGCATCGACACGTTCGGCGCCTCGGCGCCGGCCGACGCGCTGTACAAGTACTTCCAGATCACCGCCGAGCACGTGGTCGCGGCGGCCAAGGCGCTGTAA
- the guaA gene encoding glutamine-hydrolyzing GMP synthase, which yields MSDIHSDKILILDFGAQYTQLIARRIRELGVYCEIWAWDHDPAQIVGFGAKGIILSGGPESTTLAGAPAAPQQVFDSGLPVFGICYGMQTLAAQLGGATEAADQREFGHAEVDVVAPDALFSGLSDHPGAARLNVWMSHGDHVSKVPPGFTVTAVTDRIPVAAMANEAKRWYGVQFHPEVTHTLQGQTLLRRFVVDVCGCRTLWTAANIIDDQIARVRAQVGDDEVVLGLSGGVDSSVVAALLHKAIGDRLTCVFVDTGLLRWQEGDQVMAMFAEHMGVRVIRVNAADRYFSALAGVSDPEAKRKIIGNLFVEIFDEESTKLANAKWLAQGTIYPDVIESAGSKTGKAHVIKSHHNVGGLPEHMKLGLVEPLRELFKDEVRRLGVELGLPRSMVYRHPFPGPGLGVRILGEVKRDYAELLARADAIFIDELRKADLYDRTSQAFAVFLPVKSVGVVGDARAYEWVIALRAVETIDFMTAHWAHLPYDFLGTVSNRIINELRGVSRVVYDISGKPPATIEWE from the coding sequence ATGTCAGACATCCACAGCGACAAGATCCTCATCCTCGATTTCGGCGCGCAGTACACGCAGCTGATCGCGCGCCGTATCCGCGAACTGGGGGTGTACTGCGAGATCTGGGCCTGGGACCACGACCCGGCCCAGATCGTCGGCTTCGGCGCCAAGGGCATCATCCTGTCCGGCGGTCCCGAGTCGACCACGCTGGCGGGCGCGCCGGCCGCGCCGCAGCAAGTGTTCGACAGCGGCCTGCCGGTGTTCGGCATCTGCTACGGCATGCAGACCCTGGCGGCGCAGTTGGGGGGCGCCACCGAAGCCGCCGACCAGCGCGAGTTCGGCCATGCCGAAGTGGACGTGGTCGCGCCCGACGCGCTGTTCTCCGGGCTCAGCGACCATCCCGGCGCAGCGCGCCTGAACGTGTGGATGAGCCATGGCGATCACGTCTCCAAGGTGCCGCCCGGCTTCACCGTCACCGCGGTGACCGACCGCATCCCGGTCGCGGCGATGGCCAACGAGGCCAAGCGCTGGTATGGCGTGCAGTTCCATCCGGAAGTCACCCACACGCTGCAAGGGCAGACCTTGCTGCGCCGCTTCGTGGTGGATGTCTGCGGCTGCCGGACGCTGTGGACCGCGGCCAACATCATCGACGATCAGATCGCGCGCGTGCGCGCGCAGGTGGGCGACGACGAAGTGGTCCTGGGCCTGTCCGGCGGCGTCGATTCGTCGGTGGTCGCCGCGCTGCTGCACAAGGCGATCGGCGACCGGCTGACCTGCGTGTTCGTCGATACCGGCCTGCTGCGCTGGCAGGAAGGCGACCAGGTGATGGCGATGTTCGCCGAGCACATGGGCGTCAGGGTGATCCGGGTCAACGCCGCCGATCGGTATTTCAGCGCGCTAGCCGGCGTGAGCGACCCGGAAGCCAAGCGCAAGATCATCGGCAACCTGTTCGTGGAGATCTTCGACGAGGAATCCACCAAGCTGGCCAACGCCAAGTGGCTGGCGCAGGGCACCATCTATCCCGACGTGATCGAGTCGGCCGGCAGCAAGACCGGCAAGGCGCATGTGATCAAGAGCCACCACAACGTCGGCGGCCTGCCTGAGCACATGAAGCTGGGCCTGGTCGAGCCGCTGCGCGAGCTGTTCAAGGACGAAGTGCGGCGCCTGGGCGTGGAGCTCGGCCTGCCGCGCAGCATGGTCTACCGCCACCCGTTCCCCGGTCCCGGCCTGGGCGTGCGCATCCTGGGCGAGGTGAAGCGCGACTACGCCGAACTGCTGGCCAGGGCCGATGCGATCTTCATCGACGAGTTGCGCAAGGCCGATCTGTACGACAGGACCAGCCAGGCGTTCGCGGTGTTCCTGCCGGTCAAGTCGGTGGGGGTGGTCGGCGATGCGCGCGCCTACGAGTGGGTGATTGCGTTGCGTGCGGTGGAGACCATCGACTTCATGACCGCGCACTGGGCGCACCTGCCTTACGATTTCCTCGGCACGGTGTCCAACCGCATCATCAACGAACTGCGCGGCGTCTCGCGCGTGGTCTACGACATCTCCGGCAAGCCGCCGGCGACGATCGAGTGGGAGTGA
- the guaB gene encoding IMP dehydrogenase: protein MLRIQAEALTYDDVSLVPAHSIVLPKDVSLETWLTRDLRLKLPILSAAMDTVTEHRLAVAMAQLGGIGIIHKNLTPAQQAAEVVKVKKFEAGVITEPFTVGPETTIGEVLKLTRARNISGVPVVDGSELVGIVTSRDMRFEKKLDDPVRHIMTKKDRLITVREGASDEEVLQLLHRNRIEKILVVNDSFELRGLITVKDIQKKTDNPNAAKDASTRLLVGAAVGVGGDTEQRIELLAAAGVDVVIVDTAHGHSQGVIDRVAWVKKTYPQLQVIGGNIVTGDAALALMDAGADAVKVGVGPGSICTTRVVAGVGVPQITAVDMVAEALQDRIPLIADGGIRYSGDIGKALVAGASTVMVGGLFAGTEEAPGEVELFQGRSYKSYRGMGSLGAMEKGSKDRYFQDASDADKLVPEGIEGRVPYRGPLSGILHQLIGGLRATMGYVGCATIEDMRTKPKFVTITGAGQRESHVHDVQITKEPPNYRMG, encoded by the coding sequence ATGCTGCGCATCCAGGCTGAAGCTCTTACCTACGACGACGTTTCCCTCGTCCCCGCCCATTCGATCGTCCTGCCGAAGGACGTCAGCCTGGAAACCTGGCTGACCCGCGACCTGCGCCTGAAACTGCCGATCCTGTCGGCGGCGATGGACACGGTGACCGAGCACCGCCTCGCGGTGGCCATGGCCCAGCTCGGCGGCATCGGCATCATCCACAAGAACCTGACCCCGGCGCAGCAGGCGGCCGAAGTGGTCAAGGTCAAGAAGTTCGAAGCCGGCGTGATCACCGAGCCGTTCACCGTCGGCCCGGAAACCACCATCGGCGAAGTGCTGAAACTGACCCGCGCACGCAACATCTCCGGCGTGCCGGTGGTCGATGGCAGCGAGCTGGTCGGCATCGTCACCAGCCGCGACATGCGCTTCGAGAAGAAGCTCGACGATCCGGTCCGCCACATCATGACCAAGAAGGATCGGCTGATCACCGTGCGCGAAGGCGCCAGCGACGAGGAAGTGCTGCAACTGCTGCATCGCAACCGCATCGAGAAGATCCTGGTGGTCAACGACAGCTTCGAGCTGCGCGGGCTGATCACGGTCAAGGATATCCAGAAGAAGACCGACAACCCCAACGCCGCCAAGGACGCCTCCACGCGCCTGCTGGTCGGCGCGGCGGTCGGCGTCGGCGGCGACACTGAACAGCGCATCGAGTTGCTCGCCGCCGCGGGCGTGGACGTGGTCATCGTCGATACCGCGCACGGCCACTCGCAGGGCGTGATCGACCGCGTGGCCTGGGTCAAGAAGACCTATCCGCAGCTGCAGGTGATCGGCGGCAACATCGTCACCGGCGATGCCGCGCTGGCGCTGATGGATGCCGGCGCCGACGCGGTCAAGGTCGGCGTGGGCCCCGGCTCGATCTGCACCACGCGCGTGGTCGCCGGCGTCGGCGTGCCGCAGATCACCGCGGTGGACATGGTCGCCGAGGCGCTGCAGGACCGCATCCCCCTGATCGCCGATGGCGGCATCCGCTATTCCGGCGACATCGGCAAGGCGCTGGTCGCCGGTGCCTCCACGGTGATGGTCGGCGGCCTGTTCGCCGGCACCGAGGAAGCGCCGGGCGAGGTGGAACTGTTCCAGGGCCGCAGCTACAAGAGCTACCGCGGCATGGGCAGCCTGGGCGCGATGGAGAAGGGCAGCAAGGACCGTTACTTCCAGGACGCCTCCGACGCCGACAAGCTGGTGCCCGAAGGCATCGAAGGCCGCGTGCCGTACCGCGGCCCGCTCAGCGGCATCCTCCACCAGTTGATCGGCGGCCTGCGCGCCACGATGGGCTACGTGGGCTGCGCGACCATCGAGGACATGCGCACCAAGCCGAAGTTCGTCACCATCACCGGCGCCGGCCAGCGCGAGAGTCACGTCCACGACGTGCAGATCACCAAGGAACCGCCGAACTACCGGATGGGGTAA
- a CDS encoding DUF2235 domain-containing protein: protein MPFIRQARKWHDENPHAEISLLSTGFSRGAVTAAMFTRMVDERGIQDPEGMQIDYGPAGEVRQLTATRPPLAPPGRTAQAVALLDPVATGDMNLRDVRLPPSVVSGLQISARDERRDAFPVKDILDPGRSRDGRFLNLVNPGAHSDIGGSYRLDGLAVRNGNLLSAYVNSLGDTPFAQARTVPGAPEMNVIHRSEQHQAFYTTALASVLGQRVHVKELAGTAWSLNRTDAEALDGGLRARYEVRPVALPAERIDPSPPAFLRQRPQAPEQAPSIDSWTPLFLNAPAASLQRHSDAPDAAPVAPARDGDMQPAQWNAASLAAADAAMRSGGDAGLAVRRPAAEAITPASPAQRPNPYEQDDLGQRLDAFFAAAERGDEAALDRLAEQHAQTAGFQEWDQWGQESFRQWELDQERQLAQQTQQTQHSRGFSI, encoded by the coding sequence GTGCCCTTCATTCGTCAAGCCAGGAAGTGGCATGACGAAAATCCCCACGCCGAAATCAGCCTCCTGTCCACCGGTTTCAGCCGCGGCGCGGTGACCGCGGCGATGTTCACCCGGATGGTCGATGAGCGCGGCATCCAGGATCCGGAAGGGATGCAGATCGACTACGGCCCGGCCGGCGAGGTGCGCCAGCTCACCGCGACCCGGCCGCCGCTGGCGCCGCCGGGGCGCACCGCGCAGGCGGTGGCGCTGCTGGACCCGGTCGCCACCGGCGACATGAACCTGCGCGACGTGCGCCTGCCGCCGTCGGTGGTGTCGGGCCTGCAGATCAGCGCGCGCGACGAGCGCCGCGACGCGTTCCCGGTCAAGGACATCCTGGACCCCGGCCGCTCGCGCGACGGGCGCTTCCTCAATCTGGTCAATCCAGGGGCGCATTCGGACATCGGCGGCTCCTACCGGCTCGACGGGCTGGCGGTGCGCAATGGCAATCTGCTGTCCGCCTATGTCAACAGCCTCGGCGACACCCCGTTCGCACAGGCGCGCACGGTGCCGGGCGCGCCGGAGATGAACGTGATCCACCGCTCCGAGCAGCACCAGGCGTTCTACACCACGGCGCTGGCCAGCGTGCTCGGCCAGCGCGTGCACGTGAAGGAACTGGCCGGCACGGCATGGAGCCTGAACCGTACCGATGCCGAGGCCTTGGACGGGGGGCTGCGCGCGCGCTACGAGGTGCGTCCGGTGGCGCTGCCGGCCGAGCGCATCGATCCGTCGCCACCGGCGTTCCTGCGGCAGCGCCCGCAGGCGCCGGAGCAGGCGCCGTCCATCGACAGCTGGACGCCGTTGTTCCTCAATGCCCCCGCGGCCTCGTTGCAGCGCCATTCCGATGCGCCGGATGCAGCGCCGGTGGCGCCGGCCCGGGATGGGGACATGCAGCCGGCGCAGTGGAACGCCGCGTCGCTGGCGGCCGCCGACGCGGCCATGCGCAGTGGGGGCGATGCCGGGCTGGCCGTGCGACGGCCGGCCGCGGAGGCGATCACGCCCGCCAGCCCGGCGCAACGGCCCAACCCCTACGAACAGGACGACCTGGGGCAGCGGCTCGATGCGTTCTTCGCGGCGGCCGAGCGCGGCGACGAGGCGGCGTTGGATCGCTTGGCCGAGCAACACGCGCAGACCGCCGGATTCCAGGAGTGGGACCAATGGGGGCAGGAGAGTTTCCGCCAGTGGGAGCTGGACCAGGAGCGCCAGCTGGCGCAGCAGACGCAGCAGACGCAGCACAGTCGCGGATTCAGCATCTGA
- a CDS encoding IS5 family transposase: MARSAQEAGSDRRDQRGGFIARGGQIVDASIVSAPIQRNTPEENAQIKQGQKPQGWSDAKRGQKDVQARWTRKHGKAHYGYKLHANTDRRRGFIGRHEVSAANVHDSRHFETLLDPANTGRTVGADSAYANRAREAELRRQGYRADIQHKGQADQPLSPVQQRRNHRIAKDRALGEHPFARLTQQGGKCRRTIGLARAQVVIGLKVAAHNLMRLARLQSQGIVPA, encoded by the coding sequence GTGGCGCGATCGGCTCAAGAAGCAGGATCTGATCGGCGAGATCAGCGGGGCGGGTTCATTGCCCGGGGCGGACAGATCGTCGATGCGAGCATCGTCAGTGCGCCGATCCAGCGCAACACGCCGGAGGAGAACGCCCAGATCAAGCAGGGCCAGAAGCCGCAAGGCTGGAGCGATGCCAAGCGAGGGCAGAAAGATGTACAGGCGCGCTGGACGCGCAAGCATGGCAAGGCCCATTACGGCTACAAGCTGCACGCCAACACGGATCGGCGCAGGGGCTTCATCGGCCGGCACGAGGTGAGCGCGGCCAACGTGCACGACAGCCGGCACTTTGAGACGCTGCTCGATCCGGCCAACACCGGGCGTACGGTAGGGGCCGACAGCGCCTATGCCAACCGGGCCCGGGAAGCCGAGCTCAGGCGACAAGGCTACCGAGCGGACATCCAGCACAAGGGCCAGGCGGACCAGCCGCTCAGTCCGGTCCAGCAGCGTCGGAACCATCGCATCGCCAAGGACCGGGCGTTGGGCGAACACCCGTTTGCCCGGCTCACCCAGCAGGGCGGCAAATGCCGACGGACGATTGGCCTGGCGCGTGCCCAGGTGGTGATCGGCCTGAAGGTCGCCGCGCACAACCTGATGCGGCTGGCGCGGCTGCAGAGCCAGGGGATCGTGCCCGCGTGA
- a CDS encoding dicarboxylate/amino acid:cation symporter yields the protein MTDTPVKAKSGMPLHWKMAIGFVLGLVLGLVVHLGVGGDAAWVQALTKYLTTPFSKLFLNLIFMLIVPLLFSALVMGVSEMGDIRTLGRIGWKTLGYTVALSGIAVLLGLVLVNVLEPGVGVDRALAQQLLQQNVERTAEIVDQSRNQPRGIDMLLSIVPDNVIAAASSNGAILSLMFFAVMFGVGMVLSDDAKVATLRRGIEGVFEISMTLIGLVIRLAPYAVACFMFNLAALFGFDLLVRLGAYVGVVVLALGLHMVVSYGLAVRLTGRSPLAFFRAAREATVMAFSTASSNATLPTALRVADEMGLPNRVSRFVLTVGATANQNGTALFEGVTVIFLAQFFGVELSIAQQCMVMLVCILGGIGTAGVPSGSLPVVALICAMVGVDPVGIGMILGVNHFLDMCRTALNVTGDLVLATLVAKGEDGVRDSGLGTREALPVTVEVSAQRDRR from the coding sequence ATGACCGACACCCCCGTGAAGGCCAAGTCCGGCATGCCCCTGCACTGGAAGATGGCGATCGGCTTCGTCCTGGGGCTGGTGCTGGGCCTGGTCGTGCACCTGGGCGTGGGCGGCGACGCGGCCTGGGTGCAGGCGCTGACCAAGTACCTGACCACGCCGTTCTCCAAGCTGTTCCTCAACCTGATCTTCATGCTGATCGTGCCGCTGCTGTTCTCGGCGCTGGTGATGGGCGTTTCCGAGATGGGCGACATCCGCACGCTGGGCCGGATCGGCTGGAAGACGCTGGGCTACACGGTGGCGCTGTCCGGCATCGCGGTGCTGCTCGGCCTGGTGCTGGTCAACGTGCTCGAGCCGGGCGTCGGCGTGGACCGCGCGCTGGCGCAGCAGCTGTTGCAGCAGAACGTGGAGCGCACCGCCGAGATCGTCGACCAGAGCAGGAACCAGCCGCGCGGCATCGACATGCTGCTGTCGATCGTGCCCGACAACGTGATCGCCGCCGCTTCCAGCAACGGCGCGATCCTGTCGCTGATGTTCTTCGCGGTGATGTTCGGCGTGGGCATGGTGCTCAGCGACGACGCCAAGGTGGCGACGCTGCGGCGCGGTATCGAGGGCGTCTTCGAGATCTCGATGACCCTGATCGGGCTGGTGATCCGCCTGGCGCCGTACGCGGTGGCCTGCTTCATGTTCAACCTGGCGGCGCTGTTCGGCTTCGACCTGCTGGTCCGGCTGGGCGCCTACGTGGGCGTGGTGGTACTGGCGCTGGGGCTGCACATGGTGGTGAGCTACGGGTTGGCGGTGCGCCTGACCGGGCGCTCGCCGCTGGCGTTCTTCCGCGCCGCCCGCGAAGCGACGGTGATGGCGTTCTCCACCGCCTCCAGCAATGCGACTCTGCCCACCGCGCTGCGCGTGGCCGACGAAATGGGCCTGCCGAACCGGGTCTCGCGCTTCGTGCTGACCGTCGGCGCCACCGCCAACCAGAACGGCACCGCGCTGTTCGAGGGCGTCACCGTGATCTTCCTCGCCCAGTTCTTCGGCGTGGAGCTGAGCATCGCACAGCAATGCATGGTGATGCTGGTGTGCATCCTCGGCGGAATCGGCACCGCCGGCGTGCCGTCCGGCTCGCTGCCGGTGGTGGCGCTGATCTGCGCGATGGTGGGGGTGGACCCGGTCGGCATCGGCATGATCCTGGGCGTCAACCATTTCCTGGACATGTGCCGCACCGCGCTGAACGTGACCGGCGACCTGGTGTTGGCCACGCTGGTGGCGAAGGGAGAGGACGGTGTTCGGGACTCGGGACTCGGGACACGTGAAGCGCTGCCCGTGACCGTTGAGGTATCTGCGCAACGCGATAGGCGATAG
- a CDS encoding DUF2894 domain-containing protein — protein sequence MSKTIFHSAIFLAGLAAVCWIGAGYLGSNPLGAGFASLIGACYVAGALELYRYRQATATLAHAVTDAGTAQSQLGRWLERLDPSLRNAVRLRIEGERVALPAPGLTPSLVGLLVLLGMLGTFLGMMATLRGTGLALESATDLQAIRDSLAAPVKGLGFAFGTSIAGVASSAMLGLLAALCRHERLQAVQLLDLAIATTLHIHSQAFQRSEAFKLLQRQTEWMPALIDRLQTLAASIEQQGAASGERLTSNQDAFHARTETAYTRLAGAVEQSLQAGVAENARALGAALQPLVQATLDGLARDTATLHERVGQAVQQQLDGLNSGFETATARVTQAWDVALTGQRTTNQTLVQDLRSALQGFGDRFETRSGGLLDAVSARLDATADGAKQAWHDALSRQEAINDRLAARNAQALDAIAMRLDASTDAAAPPFPQLPALDEARRLWAELHGESRLRQSLQQAPAGAGPLNSGVLVHRSLALMRGLSPGYLQQFLAYVDTLSWLQQMHDDGVLAAQHTPSASIGKKPTRRKPRKRG from the coding sequence ATGTCCAAGACCATCTTCCATTCCGCCATCTTCCTGGCTGGCCTCGCCGCCGTGTGCTGGATCGGCGCGGGCTACCTCGGCTCCAATCCGCTCGGAGCCGGCTTCGCGTCGCTGATCGGCGCCTGCTACGTGGCCGGCGCGTTGGAGCTATACCGCTACCGGCAGGCCACCGCCACCCTGGCGCACGCCGTGACCGACGCCGGCACGGCGCAGTCGCAGCTGGGCCGCTGGCTCGAACGCCTGGATCCGAGCCTGCGCAACGCGGTGCGCCTGCGCATCGAGGGCGAGCGCGTCGCCCTGCCGGCGCCGGGACTGACCCCGTCCCTGGTCGGCCTGCTGGTCCTGCTTGGCATGCTGGGTACCTTTCTGGGCATGATGGCGACCCTGCGCGGCACCGGCCTGGCGCTGGAGAGTGCGACCGACCTGCAGGCCATCCGCGACTCGCTGGCCGCACCGGTCAAGGGCCTGGGCTTCGCGTTCGGCACCTCGATCGCCGGCGTGGCCAGCTCGGCGATGCTCGGCCTGCTCGCCGCGTTGTGCCGGCACGAGCGGCTGCAGGCGGTGCAATTGCTCGACCTGGCCATCGCGACCACGCTGCACATCCATTCACAGGCATTCCAGCGCAGCGAAGCGTTCAAGCTGCTGCAACGGCAAACCGAATGGATGCCGGCACTGATCGACCGGCTCCAGACGCTGGCGGCGAGCATCGAACAGCAAGGCGCCGCCAGCGGCGAACGCCTGACAAGCAACCAGGACGCCTTCCACGCCAGGACCGAGACCGCCTACACGCGCCTGGCCGGCGCGGTGGAGCAATCGCTGCAGGCCGGCGTGGCCGAAAACGCGCGTGCACTCGGCGCCGCGCTGCAGCCGCTGGTGCAGGCCACGCTGGACGGCCTGGCGCGTGACACCGCCACGCTGCACGAGCGCGTCGGCCAGGCCGTGCAACAGCAGCTGGACGGGCTGAACAGCGGCTTCGAGACCGCCACTGCGCGCGTCACGCAAGCCTGGGACGTTGCGCTGACCGGGCAGCGAACTACCAACCAGACGCTGGTCCAGGACCTGCGCAGCGCGCTGCAAGGCTTCGGAGACCGCTTCGAGACGCGCTCGGGCGGCCTGCTGGACGCCGTGTCGGCGCGCCTGGACGCCACCGCCGATGGCGCCAAACAAGCCTGGCACGATGCGCTGTCGCGCCAGGAAGCGATCAACGACCGGTTGGCGGCGCGCAACGCGCAGGCCCTGGACGCGATCGCGATGCGCCTGGATGCCAGCACGGATGCCGCCGCGCCGCCGTTTCCGCAGCTGCCCGCGCTCGATGAGGCGCGCAGGCTCTGGGCCGAGTTGCACGGCGAAAGCCGGCTGCGGCAATCGCTGCAGCAGGCCCCGGCCGGCGCCGGGCCGCTGAACTCCGGCGTGCTGGTGCATCGCTCGCTCGCGCTGATGCGCGGATTGTCGCCAGGCTATCTGCAACAGTTCCTTGCCTACGTGGACACGTTGTCGTGGCTGCAGCAGATGCACGACGACGGCGTGCTGGCGGCACAGCACACCCCCAGCGCCAGCATCGGCAAGAAGCCGACGCGCCGCAAGCCGCGCAAGCGCGGTTGA
- a CDS encoding Maf family protein, with translation MPRLILASTSVYRRQLLQRLRLPFDSVRPQVEETPLPSEAPSALARRLALAKAAAVAASAVDAWVIGADQVAELHGRPLGKPGHAEAAQAQLAAMSGRSVRFHTAACLLRGERVLQTCDLTEVRLRDLRADEIARYVAAEQPLDCAGSFKCEGLGISLFRAIHSQDPTALVGLPLIALAGLLREAGFQLP, from the coding sequence ATGCCGCGCCTGATCCTGGCCTCCACCTCCGTCTATCGCCGCCAGCTGCTGCAGCGCCTGCGCCTGCCCTTCGACAGCGTCCGCCCGCAGGTCGAGGAGACGCCGCTGCCCAGCGAGGCGCCGTCGGCGCTGGCGCGGCGCCTGGCACTGGCCAAGGCCGCCGCGGTGGCGGCCAGCGCCGTGGACGCCTGGGTGATCGGCGCAGACCAGGTCGCCGAACTCCACGGCCGGCCGCTGGGCAAGCCCGGCCACGCCGAGGCCGCACAGGCGCAGCTGGCGGCGATGTCCGGGCGCAGCGTGCGCTTCCATACTGCGGCCTGCCTGCTGCGCGGCGAACGGGTACTGCAGACCTGCGACCTGACCGAGGTGCGCTTGCGCGACCTGCGCGCGGACGAGATCGCCCGCTACGTCGCCGCCGAGCAACCGCTGGACTGCGCCGGCAGCTTCAAGTGCGAGGGCCTGGGCATCAGCCTGTTCCGCGCGATCCACAGCCAGGATCCGACCGCCTTGGTCGGGCTGCCGTTGATCGCCCTGGCGGGCCTGCTGCGCGAGGCGGGGTTCCAGCTGCCCTGA